The region AATCATAAGGTAGTTGCGCACATGCTCCAGCTCATCCCTGACAGCTATAATGCTTTTTCCCCTGCTGAGGCTGATTCGGAAAAACCTGGCCAGGGCCGTCACGACCCGCACCGCGTCGGTCAGGTTCTCATTTTCAATCATCCACACAATAATATCCAGGGTGTTATATAGGAAATGGGGGTTAATCTGCGCCTGGAGGGTGTCGAACTCGCTCTTTCGCTTGGATTCATGCTCCGCCACAATATCGTCCATAAGCCGCCCTATCTGCCGGGCCATGTTTTGTATGGAATTGCCCAGATGCTGTATCTCGTAGGAACCTCCGCTCCTGACCTCTGTCTCCAGATTGCCTGCCTCAATTTCATTGACGGATTTCTCCAGCTCCTTGATGGGGTCCGTTATCCTGGAGGAGATATAGGAATTGATGATGGTCATGATAAAAAGGACAAAGGCAATCATGAAAATTACCAGAAGCTTTGTCTTGATATTGTTGAGGGACACGCCGTCAAGAGGCGTCACCCCCACCACCTTCCAGCCTGTGTATCCCACGGTCTTAACCGTGACGGTCCGTTCCTCCCCGTCCACGGTCTGACGGTAATTGCCGTCCCTGAGTCCGGATACCTCCAGGTTGTTCTCCCGGACGATTCCCGAGTCAATAAGCTGGGCCTGGGGGTGGTATATGATTTCCCCGCTGCTGCTGATTAAGTAGACATAGCCTCCGTTTCCCAGATTTACCCCGTCAAAGAGCTGCTCCAGACTGCTGTAGCGTATGTCAATCAGCAGGACTCCCTGGTCCGTGGAAGGTCCCTGGGTGATTTCCACTGCCCTTGACAGGGAAATGACCCACCGGTATTGGTTCTCGCTGCCGTCAAAGATGTACTGGACATGGGGCGTGGAGAAATGCATATTCTCCGTTTTCTCCAGGGTGGAGGTAAACCAGTTTTCCCCGGTGACATCCACATTAGTCTTAAGGCGGGCAGCAGGCACGGCTTCCAGCAGCTTTCCTTCCTTGGACAAAAGGGCAATATTCTCCACATTGTCCTTGTTGTTGTCATAGAGAAGGGTCATCTCGCTTCCGATGGATCCGCTGGCCAGGTCCGCGTTCTTGACCACCCCGTAGTACAGGGAATCAGACAGCTTCATTACGGTCCGCAGGTAATCCTCCATGGACCGGGTGATCTGATTAATCAGTATCTGGTTCTCCTCCCGGATGGTGGCGGACATCTGGCCCGACAGCCTGGAATACAGGGAAATGCCTATGAATATACTGGCGGCCAGGGCCGTCAGCGTAAAGTAGATGAATATGATATACCGTATACTGGCCTTCTGCAGCTTAACCCTCTGCTTTTCAAACAACATGTCCCCTGCTCCTTTACGCTGCCTGCCCCTTCCCGCCATAAGCGGCACCGCAGGCCTGTTGTATCTATTTTGCCCCTCTGAACTTGGTGGGCGAGACCCCGAAACGCTTCTTAAACACATAGCTGAAATAATTCTGCTCCTGGTATCCCACCTTGGCCGCTATGACATAGGTCTTGTCATCGGTCTTGTTGAGAAGCTCCACTGCCTTGTCCAGGCGGACCTGGGTCAGGTAGGCGGTATATGCCTGCCCTGTCTCCTTCTTGAACATGGTGGAGAAATAGGCCGGGCTCATGTGCAGCTGGCGGCATATCTTCTCCACGGATAAATCCGGGTCCTGGTAATTGTCAATAATATATTCCCTGGCCTTCTGGATGACCTGCTTCATGGTATTATCCCGCTCCCGGTTCATGGCCTGGTTCATCCTGAGGGCGGCCGAGAGAAGCCAGTGGGCAAAGTCCTCCTTTTTCATCATCCTGGGTATGACGGCAAAGGTATCCCCCTGCTCCTCCCCCTCCTCCGTCAGCTGTTCCAGGTCCAGGTCATACTGCTGAATCAGCTGGACAATGGAGCTGGACACGCTGAGCATATATGCCTGGCACTGCCTGAAATGCACCTTTGCATCGCTCATTTTATCCATGACCGCCTGTACTGCTTCCTCTATCTTCTCCCTGGGGCCGAACTTGATGGCCGCAATGAGTTCCGCTTCGTCCTTGCTGTCAAAACTCAGCTTTCCCCCGCTTACAGGCTCCACGTCATTGATGTAGATGGTGCTTCCCGCTCCCACGATGGCCTTATAGCCAAGGGCGTCCACGGCCGCCTTATAGGAGCCGCTGATCTCCCCCAGGTCCTGGCAGCTGTGGCCGATGCCAATGGTGATGGGCACCTCCAGAATCTTCTTTGTCTCCTTGCAGATATCCCCCAGAACGTCAATCAGTCCTGTCTGGCTGTTATCCTCATCAATGGCAGCAATAAGGGCCAGCTCAGACCAGGAGGTCCTGGAGGAAGTGAATACGGAAGAACGGCAATAGTTCCCCAGCTTCTCCTCCACTATCTGCATGACGGAAATGGGAATCAGGTCCCTCTCCTTGTGGAGAGGCAGCATATTCCCCTCCCGGATCTCCTCCGGCTCTATGTCAATGGCCGCGGCCACCCACTTCTTGGCTCCTGCCAGCGGGATATCATACTCAGCCAGCTTTTCCTTAAGTACATTTCCGGGCACAGTGCTTCCCACCAGCTCGTTTAAAAACTGGTCCCTGAGAATGGGAAGGCTGCGAATATAATTTTCACGCAGCAGGCTCACATTCCTTTTCTGCTCGATCTCATCGTCCAGGTTGGATTTGATGCGCTTTAAGATGGCAGTCAGCTCCTCCACATTCACAGGCTTCAGGATGTACTCCGTCACATTCAGCTTTATGGCCTGCTTGGCATACTCAAAATCATCGTAGCCTGAAAAAATCACGATTTTAACCGAGGGATATTTCTGCCTCACCCGTTCAGCCAGGGAAAGGCCGTCCATAAAGGGCATCCTGATGTCCGTCAGTATCAGGTCCGGCTCCAGGGCCTCCACTTTCTCCAGGGCCTCCTCCCCGTTTTCCGCATCCCCAACCACGCAGAAACCGGCTCCCCTCCAGTCAATTTTCCTGATGATACTCTGCCTGACCTCTTCCTCGTCGTCCACCAGTATGATACGGTATAAATCCATACGTTTATCCCTTCCTTCTTACAATATATGCCCGGGATTCCACCCGTCCGTTCCGCCCAGAACCTGTTCCATGGTGTAGTCCTGTATCTGATCACGGGTAAGCATGGAAACCCAGTCCGGCCTTGATGTCCCCCGGTCCCTTTTACCCTGTTCCGATGCCTCCCGGCCCGCCGCCCCCGGTCCATAGTTTCCGTATTCCCCGTAAAACAATGTGGACCGCGCGTCCTTTTTATCCCAGTCATGCCATCCCTCACGGCATATGTGGGGCCCCAGATAGCAGTCAATGAGTACCGTCCTGGCGTAATCCCTCCAGGGCCTGCCCAGGTAGACGCTTTCACGGGAGCTGTTTCCTGTAAACCGGCAGTTTCGGAACACATACCCGTATTTCTGGCCCCTGGGGGTGGACGCGGCGGTCACATACCCCTTTCTCTCTGTATCCCGGCCGGCAGAGTACAGCTCACACCTGTCAAAATAGGCTGTGGCGCTTCCAAATATAAAGTCTATATCCCCGCGTATAAAGCAGTCCCGGTAGCAGTGGCGCCCGTTTATCCTGGGTGAAAACTGTTTTGGTCCGATGAATCCGTTCTTTTCTATCTCTTTCGGGGGAAGAGGGCCCGTGAAAAGTGTGTCCTGGCCTCCCAGCAGCCTGCATCCCTTAAACAGTATCCGGTCTCCGTCCGCATACAGGGCCAGCGCCTGTCCCGCCGCTTCGCCCGGACCGGCGCTGTTTTCAATGGTCAGGTTCCTTGCGGTAAAATCGTGGGTGTCCACCAGCACACTGTAGGTGCGGAAGGTTCCCCGCTTGCTGCCGTCCTCCATGGTCATCCCGGCAGACAGTCCGCAGGTAATGACGGTGCCGCCGGCTGTCTGGCCCTCCAATGTGATTCCCGGCCTTTTAATTTCCAGCCGTTCTCTGTACACGCCCTTTTTTATATAAATACGGGCCGGCGGTCCCTCCTTGTCTCCCAAGGCCGCCAGGGCCGCGCCTACCGTATCATAGTCACCGCTGCCATCCTGCGCCACTGTCAGGCGGATGGCCCGTATCTCCTGTTCATTCTGTCCATCTGATTCTGTCATTTACAAGCCTCCTCTCCGAAGTACATCTGAAAGCTCCTGAAGATTTATCACAAGTATACCTCAAATGCATGGAATTGTCATCCCGGTGCGCAAGTGAATATTCACCGGAAAACTCTTCCTGGCATGCTTATAGTTTTTCATAAGTATAAATAATATATCAATAATATTGTCCTGTACCACTAATATATGTTATGATAAGTCCGTAACCGGCAGACAGAGCCGTAATCAATCGTGAAGACGTAAAGCAAACACATAGATAAAAGAGGTATGACATATGGGCGGAATATTTGGTGTTGCATCAAAAAACAGCTGTACCCTGGACTTGTTTTTCGGAGTGGATTATCACTCCCATCTGGGGACAAAAAGAGGCGGAATGGCCGTATACGGCAGCCAGGGCTTTACAAGATCCATCCACAATATTGAAAACACTCCCTTCCGTACGAAGTTTGACGGGGATTTGGACGAGCTTGAGGGAACATTGGGAATCGGATGTATTTCCGACACCGAACCCCAGCCCCTTCTGATACAGTCCCACCTGGGCAGCTTTGCCATAACCACAGTGGGAAAAATCAACAACGAGGCGGAGCTGGTGGCATCAGCCTACGAAAACGGCCACATTCATTTTATGGAAATGAGTCACGGTCGCATCAACGCAACAGAGCTGGTGGCTGCCCTTATCAACCAGAAATCCACCTTGGTGGAGGGGCTTCTTTATGCCCAGGAAAAAATAGAGGGCTCCATGTCCATCCTGTTACTGACCCCGGAAGGAATCTATGCGTCCAGGGATAAATTCGGAAGGACCCCCATTGTCATCGGGCGCAAGGAGGACGCCTACTGCGCCTCCTTTGAAAGCTTTGCTTACATCAATCTGGGATATACGGACTACAAAGAACTGGGGCCCGGCGAGATCGTATATATGACGCCTGAGAGCGCGGAGACGGTCAGCCCTCCCAGGGAAGAAATGAAGATATGCTCCTTCCTGTGGGTATACTACGGCTATCCCACATCCAGCTACGAGGGCATTAATGTGGAGAGCATGCGCTACGAGTGCGGAAAGCTGCTGGCAAAGAGGGATGACGCGCAGCCCGAAGTGGTTGCGGGCGTTCCTGACTCAGGCATCGCCCACGCCATCGGGTATGCCAATGAATCCGGCATTCCATTTGCCCGTCCCTTCATCAAATACACCCCCACCTGGCCGCGCTCCTTCATGCCCCAGAACCAGGGACAGAGAAACCTGATCGCCCGCATGAAGCTGATTCCTGTGGACGCTCTGATCCGCGGAAAGAAGCTGCTGCTCATCGACGACTCCATCGTGCGGGGCACCCAGCTGGGTGAGACAACGGAATTCCTGTACCAGAGCGGTGCAAAGGAAGTCCACATACGTCCGGCCTGCCCTCCCCTTATGTTCGGATGCCCCTATCTTAACTTCTCCCGTTCCACCTCAGAGCTGGACCTGATTACCAGACGCATCATACGGGACAGGGAGGGCGACGATGTGTCCCGGGATGTGCTGAACACCTACACGGACCCGGACAGCGCCAATTACAAAGAGATGATTGAGGAAATCCGCAAGCGCCTGGGATTCACCACCCTGCGTTACCACAGGCTGGATGACCTGGTGAAATCCATCGGTATCTCCCCCTGCAAGCTCTGCACCTACTGCTGGAGCGGCCGGAAATAGAAAGACTTTACACGGGAATCTGGTATAACAGAGCGTTACAGATGGCGGCGGCAACATTGCTGCCGCCTTTTCTTCCCCCTGCCACAATATACGGCGTATCCTCCAGGGTCAGAATCAGTTCCTTTGACTGGACCACATTCACGAATCCCACCGGAACGCCGATGACAAGGGCGGGGGCGGCCAGACCTTCCTCTATGAGCTCATAAATGCGGACCAGGGCCGTGGGCGCATTGCCCACGGCAAAAATCAGCGGACGCTCCTGCAAACCATAGAGCCTGGCCGCCTTTTCCATGCTGGCCACAGCCCTGGTGGTGCCCTGTTCCTTTGCCTGTAACGCCACATCCTCATCTGCCATGAAACAGAAGGCTTCCCCGCCCAGGGCGGACAGCCTTTTTTTATTGATCCCGGACAGCCCCATATTGGTATCCGTGACAATGACAGCGCCGGCTTTTAAGGCATCTATCCCCTTTTTCACTGCCTGACCGGAAAATATCAGGTTTTGTGCATAGTCAAAATCCGCCGTGGTGTGGATGGCCCTCTTGATAACCATTTCATTTTCAGGCTTCAGATGTATGCCCTGTAAGGACAGTTCCTCCTGTATGAGCTCAAAACTGCGCCTCTCAATATCTCCCGGCAATACCTGTTCCAACTGTATATCCGTCATCCGGCTTCTCCTCTCCTTTTTCTTTTGGGCTGATGCCCATGATTCTGTACACGGCATCCATGTCCAGATGTTCCCTGAGCGATTCCGCCAGCTTATCATACTGCTGTTCCCTGTAAGCGCGGTAATCCATATCCGCCGCCTGTTCCAGGCATAGGCCCTCTGCCGCGGCCAGGGCTTCTGCCACTGTCCTGGCTATTTGGGGGCTGTCAAAGATTCCGTGGATATAGGTACCGTAGATATTTCCCCTGTTCCACCCATCCATCCTGGCCTGTCTGGATAAAATCCTGTCCTTTCCCGTCTCCATCACATAGCCCAAAGGGCGGCATATTTCCGGTTCCCTGCGCCAGGAAACGATTCTGGCCGTGTCCGCGGCCCCCTCTTCCCGGTCAATGTACGTGCGGCCCATATGAATCTCATATCCCTCAATGGATTTTCCGGACAGTCCGCAAAGACAGCCGTCCAACTCGCCGAACGCGCCTTCCACCCGGGTCCTTATCTTTTCTTCCTCAAACTCCGTCTTAAGGGGAAGAAGGCCCATTCCGGCTGTCCGGGAAGGGAGGTCTGACTCCACCCCCATTGCATCCTCCAGCACCTCTCCCATCATCTGGTAGCCGCCGCAGATTCCCCACACAGGCACCTGACGGTCCGCCAGTTTAAGGATTGCAGCCTCCAGACCGTTCTGGCGCATCCAAAGCAAGTCATGGATGGTATTCTTGGTGCCGGGAAGGATAACCATGTCGGGGCTGCCAAGGTCACAGGCCTTTGTGACATAGCGCAGCGACACCCCCGGGATTCCTGAAAACACATTAAAATCCGTAAAATTTGATATACGCGGAAAACGAATCACTGCCAAATCCACCGCGGCAGGGGCTTTGCTCTTACCTGTCTCCAGCCGGCTGCTCAGGCTGTCCTCATCCTCGATGTCCACGTCCATGTAGGGTATCACTCCCACCACCGGTATATGGCACAGCTCCTCCAGCATGGAAATTCCGGGCTCCAGTATGGACCTGTCGCCTCTGAATTTGTTGATGATCAATCCTTTTACCCGCTTCCTCTCCTCCTCTGTCAGCAGGGACACCGTGCCATAGAGCTGGGCAAAGACACCGCCTCTGTCAATGTCCCCCACCAGAAGCACCGGGGCGTCCGCCATGTCCGCCATGCCCATGTTCACGATATCATCGGATTTCAGGTTAATCTCGGCCGGGCTTCCGGCGCCCTCTATGACGATGACATCGTACTGTTCCTCCAGCCGCCGGTAGGAGGCCATGATATCCGGCACCAGGGATTTCTTACAGGCGAAATAATCCCTGGCCTTCATATTGCCCCTGGAAATCCCATGGACGATAACCTGGCTTCCCACATCTGTGGTAGGTTTTAAAAGAATGGGATTCATGTCCGCATGGGGAACAATTCCAGCCGCCTCCGCCTGTACGGCCTGGGCCCGTCCCATCTCCAGCCCTTCCGGGGTTATGTAGGAATTAAGGGCCATGTTCTGGGATTTAAAGGGCGCTGTCCTGTAGCCGTCCTGGTGAAAAATACGGCACAGACCGGCTGCCAGGATGCTCTTTCCCGCATTGGACATGGTTCCCTGAATCATTATTGGCTTCGTATGTTCAGACATGGTTTCCTCCTCTCAAGCACCCGGGCCATTTCCCGGATAAGCTGTTCATTGTCCTGTCTCAGTTTAACACAGATACGGTAAAAGGATGAGTCCAGCCCCGGATAATTGGCACAGCTGCGAATCAGTATGCGGCGGCGCAGCAGTTCCTGGTAAAGACGGCCTTTCTCCAGAGTCCCGTCCTCTTTCCGGTCCCGAAAAAACAGATAATTGGCCTGTGAGGGATATACCTGAAAGCCCAGGTCATGGAGGGCGCCTGAAAGCCTCTCCCGTTCCCCCTTAATCACCTCTTTCGTGTGCTCCACAAAATCCGTCTCTCCAAGGGCCGCCACGCCGGCGCACTGGGCCGGCCCCGACACGGACCAGGGCTGGCGCACTGCCCGGAGCCGCTCCAGCAGGCTTTCGTCGCTGCACAGGCCGTAGCCCAGCCGCAGCCCTGCCATGGCGTACAGCTTTGTAAATGCCTTCAGCACAAACAGATGCTTAAACCGGGCCAGGCCGGGTATGACGGAATATGATTCCGAAGCATCCAGGAAATCGCAGAAGCATTCGTCCACTGCCAGATAAGCCCCCAGACGCTCACAGGTATCTGCCAGCTGCTCAACCTCTTCCTTTTTCACGGGTATTCCTGTGGGATTGTTGGGATTGCACAGGAACACCACATCGTAGGGCTCGCCTCTCTCTGCCGCCTCCCGGACACAGCCGCACATCCCCGCCGCATCCAGGGCAAATCCCGCATCCCACCTGAGATAATAATAGTCGGTCCTGCATCCCACCGACCTCAGCGCCTGCTCATACTCGGAAAAGGCCGGGGCTGTCACCAGCCCGCGCACAGGGCGCAGCGCGGCTGCCAGGCCGAATATCAAATCAGCTGCCCCGTTTCCGCAGATAATCCATTGTTCCTCCACCCCATGATGCCTGCCCAGGGCCTGTCTCAGCTTTTTGCACCGGCTGTCCGGGTACAGGCTGCAGACTTCCCTCTCCAGGCAGTCCCTCAGAGCCTGCCTGACCGCCTCCGGCATGCCAAGGGGATTGATATTGGCAGAATAATCCATCTGTATGTCCTGGCTGTATATGTCCCCGCCGTGTTGATATTCCATAATAACCTCCGTATGTCCTTTTTACATCTGTCATTCCAAACACGCACCGGCCGATATCACAAAAGCAAAATCATCACAGCCAGCCCAAAGACCATCATCCCCTCCGCAAAAAACATGAGATGGTTTGCACGCCTTATGTCCGACGGTTCAATTTTCCTGTGGTCATCCCCGATATACGGCTTTTTATGAAGGGTTCCGAAATACCAGGCATCCCCGGCCAGACGCAGATGAAGGGCGCCTGCGCAGGCAGCCTCACCGTGGGCAGAATTAGGGCTGGCATGGCGTTTCCTGTCCCGAAAGAACACCTTGCAGGCATGAGCCCCGTCCATGCCCGGCAAAACCCATGCACCCAAAACCATCAGTATACCGGTCAGCCTGGCCGGCGCCAGATTAAGCAGGTCGTCCAGCCTGGCTGCACAGCGCCCGAAATACAGGTACCTTTCATTTTTGTATCCCACCATGGAATCCATGGTGTTGACAGCCTTGTACAGCGTGCCTCCTGCCGGTCCCAGAAGAGCCATAAACAAAAGGGGGGCAATGACACCGTCAGAGGCATTTTCAGCCACTGTCTCCACTGCTGCCCTGGCAATTCCGCCCTCATCCAGCACCGAGGTATCCCTTCCCACAATCATGGATACGTTGTATCTGGCCTCCTCTGTGCGGCCTGCCTCCAGGCTGCGGCACACCTTCATGCTTTCTGTATACAGTCCCCTGGCAGCCAGCATGAAACTGCACAGGAACCCCTCTGCCAGCAGAAGTGCGGCCCAGGCCCAGGCAGGCCACAGAAGTTCCGCCGCGTGAACGATTGCCCATGGAATACACCACCATATCATACACATGGAGGCGGCAAGGATGGCCCCTGCCCGGGACTGCCCTTTCCTTCCCGTTCCCTCTGTCCATCTTCCGAGCCGCTGTTCCATCCCGGCAATCATGGTTCCCATAAGGCGCACCGGATGGGGAAGCCACAGAGGATCCCCTATGATCCAGTCAATCACACATCCCGCCAGCAGGGCCGCACCGTGAAATTTCCATAAATCCAGCCACGTCATATCCATGTCTACCTACCTCGTCATTTAATCCGCATCCCTATCCCGCAGCACACCCGCCACACTTCCTCCGCCTCCCCTGCAATCCGGCAGCACAACCGCCCCGTCTCCTCCCGGTACAGGCGTTCAAAGGCATCTGCGGGCACGATGCCGCAGCCTGTCTCGTCTGTCACCAGAACACGGTCCTCTGGTCCGGCAAACAGCTCCTCCAGAAGCTGTTCCGTGACCGGCCCCTCAGGTTCATGGCCGTAGGGGACCACGCTGCCCTCCATCACCCGCCTGACAAAGAGCTGGAAATCACGGCAGAACCTGCCGTCCATAAATTCCTCCCAGGAAGCCTCCGCGCCCTCTGTCCAAACAACGGGTTCTGTATCCTGTCCCCCCAGGTACTGCCTGACGAACTCCCTCTTTCCCTGGGAGCTTCCCCCTGTTACTAAAATCATTCCTACATTCCTCCCATCAAGCCTGCTTTAAAAAGGACTGTGGCCGCCGTCAGACCGGCCAGTTCGCAAACCTGCAGAAAGCATCCGGCCAAATCCCCCGTCACTCCGCCAAACTGTTTCACAGACATCCTGTAATACCATATAAACACGGCCAGGTGGGTCATAAGCAGGACTACTGCCAGTACCACCGCCCCGCGACAGCCCATCCGAGCGGCTGCAGCGCCTGTTACCAGGCAAATAAGCATCCACAGAAGCAGAACCAGGCTATCCGTCCTTTTTTTCGCTGCCCCGCCAAATCCGGCTGCCAGGCCCTGCTTTTTGGCCTGGGGAAATGTGACCACGGAAAGGCCGCTGAAGGCCCGCTCCATCACAAACACAAGGCAGGGAACCGCATAAAGAAAATATCTGTCCCTCATTTCCTCCCTCAGGACAAGGGACAGGTATTCATGAAAAACCCCCAGATAGAGCATCATGTAAACGCCAAAGGAAATGACCGCAAAAGCTCCCAGATGGGGGTCTTTCAGGATCTCCAGCTTTCTGCTTCTGTCACCATAGGAATGAACGGCATCCATGGTATCCAGAAAACCGTCCATATGAATTCCTCCGGTTACCAGCAGGGGAACGGCTGCCCCCACGAGAGCCGAAACGGCCGCGGACAGATTCAGCACATCCAGGGCAAGATGGAGCCAAAGGCCCAGGACCGCCCCCTGAGCAAGCCCCACCAGAGGAAAAAAGCACATGACATAGCGCATGCGCTCCCCGGTCCACTCCACGTTGGGCATGGGTATCTTGGAATACATGGAAACTGCTATGATACAGGAATAAAGTCCGTTCATTCTCCCTGACACTCCCTTCTTGTCAAGTCAGCCCCAACCGCTGCCTGTCCTGAGATGGGCTTCCAGAGCACGGGAATGCCGTGAACCAACTCCACCACCCGGTCCGCGGCAGATGCCAGCTTCTGATTCAGACAGCCCATGAGACGGATATACTCCATTGTTTCAGGTCCGTAACAGATTCCATCCCGGTCCACTTCATTGGTAACAATCACCATATCCCGAACCTGTCCGGCCAGGGAAATGATGTCCCCCGCAATCTTATGGGACAGGCATTGGATCGGACTGCCCTGCTGCTCTCCTGCCTCCGCTTCCCCTGTCTCCTCATCCTTAAACATCTCATTGGCCGCCAGGTTGGATACGCACTCCAGCAAAAGAGCCCGGTCTGCCCGGGATGAAGCGCCTGAACCGGCCTCATGTTCTTCAAACATCACCCTTCCCACATCCCGGGGCTTTTCGATGGTGATGAAGCCCTTTCCCTGTCGGAGCATACGGTGGCGCTCCACCTTATCCCTTCCCTCTTTTCCATATGCAATCATGGTAGCTACATAAAAACGGCGGGAACAGGAGGAGTCCAGAATAAGCCCTTCTGCATATTCTGATTTTCCGCTGCCGCTTCCGCCTGTCACCAGAGTAATCATCCTTGGTCTCCTATCTTCATGATATCCTGTTAATCCCAATCACACCAGATGCTCATAGGCATCCACATGGATCTCATCAAAGCTGCTCATCCGGGTGTACACAGACGCCGCCATATCTAAAAGCGGAAGCAGGGCCGCTGCGCCGGTGCCCTCCCCCAGACACATTCCCGCGGAAATAGCGGGCTTAAGGCCAAGGGCATCCAGGACCATTGTCCCGGCAGGCTCGGCTGAAACGTGGGAGGCCAGCAGATACTCTTTTACATCCGGGCTGATTCGGACGGCTGCCAGAGCGGCCACCCCTGTTATGAGTCCGTCCAGCACCACCGGCAGGCCGCAGGCCGCGCATCCAATGTAAAAGCCGGTCAGGGCCGCCAAATCCAAACCGCCCACTTTGGACAGCGCGTCCACCGGATCCTCTCCGGACGGCCTGTGAATGCGGATTCCTTCCCTTATGACCTGCACCTTGCGGTTGTAACCAGCCGTGGTCAGACCGGCCCCCCGGCCCGTCACCCGTTCGGGGTCCACATCCAAAAGTACGGAAAGAAGGGCGCTGCTGGTAGTGGTATTGCCAATTCCCATTTCTCCGGAGCCGGCCAGCACATAGCCCCTTTCTTTCAGCTCCACGGCCATATCTGCTCCTGCCTCCATGGCCTTCACCGTTTCCTCCCTGGTCATGGCAGGAGCCTCCAGGAAATCCTTTGTCCCATATGCCACTTTCCGGTTCACCACGCCGGGAACCGCGTCACGGCAGGCCATGCCCACATCCACAGGAATTACGTCAGCCCCTGCCTGACGGGCCATAAGGCATACACATGAATTTCCCTGAGCCATGTTCCCTGCCACAATGGCGGTAACCTCCTGTCCGGTCTGGGTCACGCCTTCCTTTACAATGCCGTTATCCCCGCACATGACCACAATAGCCCTGGGGTGCAGGCTGACTGCCAGGCTGCCGGATGCGGCGGCTATGCGTATGATATCCTCCTCCAGGACTCCCAGGCTTCCCAAAGGCTTGGCCACCTGGTCCCAGCGCCGCTCTGCCTGACGCCTGAGGGCCTGGCTGGCGGGCTTAATGCTCTTCATTGCTTCCTTCAATGTCATAGCTCATGTTCCTTTCCGTCTTGTTCTTCATCTTATTCCTTGCCTTATTCCTTGTCTCGTTCCTTTCCATATACCACGCACTGTCCGGCAAAGCTTTGAACCAGTTCGGGGCAGGAAGGATAATAGAGGTGGGGGAATCCGGCCATCACCCGTTTCACCGTTCTCATGCAGGACCAGTAACGGCCGCCGTTTGGCTTGACCGCCGTCATGCAAAATTCATCCTCCCCGCACCCGCAGTCCCAGTAATGAAATTCATGGCCTTTTATCTCTGCCCCCTCCTGAAGAAAGGGAAGGCTGCGATTGGGCCGCAGGGTTATGTATCCAAACCTGCCGGTTTTTCCGGCCCTGTATCCATGGCCCCTCAAAACACCTGCCATGGGATAATCCGTTCCGTCAGCCCCCTCCAGACGGTCCAGCAGATAGAGGTATCCGCCGCACT is a window of Enterocloster clostridioformis DNA encoding:
- the cobT gene encoding nicotinate-nucleotide--dimethylbenzimidazole phosphoribosyltransferase translates to MTLKEAMKSIKPASQALRRQAERRWDQVAKPLGSLGVLEEDIIRIAAASGSLAVSLHPRAIVVMCGDNGIVKEGVTQTGQEVTAIVAGNMAQGNSCVCLMARQAGADVIPVDVGMACRDAVPGVVNRKVAYGTKDFLEAPAMTREETVKAMEAGADMAVELKERGYVLAGSGEMGIGNTTTSSALLSVLLDVDPERVTGRGAGLTTAGYNRKVQVIREGIRIHRPSGEDPVDALSKVGGLDLAALTGFYIGCAACGLPVVLDGLITGVAALAAVRISPDVKEYLLASHVSAEPAGTMVLDALGLKPAISAGMCLGEGTGAAALLPLLDMAASVYTRMSSFDEIHVDAYEHLV